CCACTAGAGAATATTTATAGCACCGTAGGTGCGTTTCTTGGCGGCACATATATAAATGACTTTACGAGATTTGGAAGATTGTATAGAGCCTTTATCCAAGCCGAACCTGAATATAGACAGAGTGAGAATCAAATCAATTTTTATTATATAAAGAACTCAAGCGGAGACAGTGTACCACTTGCAGGATTTGTAGACATCAGAGATATATCAGGACCTGATTTCACTAACCGCTTTAACTTATATAGATCCGTGGAACTAACAGGGGGTCCGGCACCTGGATATACCTCGGCTCAGGCCTTAACAGCTCTTAAGGAAGTTGCTGCGCAAGCGCTTCCAGCCAACATGGGCTATGAGTGGAGCAACATGTCATATCAGGAACAGGCTGCATCGGGGTCGGCTGGAGTAGTCTTCTTGTTCGCTTTGGTGTTTGTGTTCCTAATTCTCTCAGCACAATATGAGAGCTGGTCACTACCTTGGAGTATTTTGCTCGGAACACCATTTGCAATCTTTGGCGCATTTTTAGGATTAGTTATAGCCAGGATTTTCAGCGAGAGCTATGAACTTAATATATTTGCTCAAATAGCTCTGGTGATGCTGATTGCTATGGCAGCTAAAAATGCGATTCTTATTGTGGAATTTGCAAAGCTCGAGTTTGATAAAGGGCTTTCACTTTTTGATTCAGCAATAAAAGCAGCACAACTTAGGTTCAGGCCTATATTAATGACAGCTTTCTCATTTATTCTTGGTGTGCTTCCACTGGTGGTAGCTTCCGGAGCAGGAGCTGAAGCCAGAGTTGTGATGGGCGTAGCTCTACTAGGAGGCATGGCTATTGCCACAGCGCTGGGTGTGTTCTTTTATCCTATGTTCTTTGTGTTGATCGGCAAGATCGGCAAATATGAAGAAAAACGTGATATGCAGGCTAATTTAGAGAAATAAAATGAAGTTAATAACAAATTCTAGAAATATTATTTCCGCGCTGATTATTTCAGCCGTTATTTTAAGCGGCTGTATGGTTGGACCCAATTTTGAAGAACCAGGGTTTGAGGATTTGCCCGATCAGTTCAGATTCGCGGGGCAATATGACGGGCAGGAAGTAAATCTGATTTGGTGGGAACTCTTCAATGATCCAGTACTAGTATCGCTCGTGAACACAGCTCTAGAGCAGAACAAAGACCTTCTAATTGCCATTAGCCGAATAGAAGAGGC
This is a stretch of genomic DNA from Thermodesulfobacteriota bacterium. It encodes these proteins:
- a CDS encoding RND transporter, yielding MKLITNSRNIISALIISAVILSGCMVGPNFEEPGFEDLPDQFRFAGQYDGQEVNLIWWELFNDPVLVSLVNTALEQNKDLLIAISRIEEA